TCACCTCGAGGACGTCGAACCCTCCGTCCCGCAGGTACGACGCCAGCTCCCCCGCGAGGCCGGGACGTCCGCTCCCGTTCAGGAGCTCGATCCGGATCGGCCGCTTCGGCTTTCCGGTCGGCTGCGGGCCCACGCGGAGCACGGCCGAGACCGCGAACGCCGCGATCAGAAGAAGCAGGATTCCGATCGAGACGTCGAGCGCCCTGGACTCGCCGCTAGTCTTCCTCGCCACGGCCGATCACTCGCCGAGAGCCTCGGCGATCCTCCGGTACGTGCGGTCCAGCGGCTCCGGCAACACCTTCGTCGTGGCGGTCACGGGCATGAAGTTGGTGTCCCCGTTCCATCGCGGCACCACGTGCCAGTGAACATGGCCCAGCACGCCCGCGCCCGCGGTGCGCCCCAGGTTCATTCCGACGTTGAAGCCGTGAGGCTTGTAGGCCCGCCGAAGGGCCGATTCCACTCGCCCGAGCCAGGCGCCCAGCTCGATCTGATCCTCGGGCTTCAGGCCCGACAGCGACCCCACGTGCGTTCGCGGAGCGACCATCACGTGCCCCACGTTGTAGGGATACAGGTTCAGCATCACGAGCGCCCGGGGAGAGACCGCGAGGAGGAGATTCTTCACGCCGGGTCTCGCCTTCGCGAGACCGCAGAAGAGGCACGGCTCCCGGCCTTCCGACTTGCGCCGCGGCTTCTCGATGTAGGCCATGCGCCATCCGGCCCAGAGGCGGTCCACTACTCCTCGCCCCAGTCCCGGAGCGTTTGCTCCACCATCTCGAGCTGCTCGGGGGTGTTCACCCCGAAGAGCTCGCGGGGGTCCGAGGCCTGGACCACGCCGACCCGCATCCCTCTGCCCTTCGCGATCGCCAGTGTATCCGTCAGATAATACTCCTTCTGGACGTTGTCGGCTCGGAGCAATCCGAGGGCCTGGACGAGGGGATCCCGGCGGAACGTGTAGACCCCGGAGTTGACCTCGGCGATCTTGCGCTCCGCGGGGGTGGCGTCCTTCTCCTCGACGATCTTCACGAAGTCCCCCCGCCGGTCCCGCACCACGCGGCCGTAGCCGGTCGGATCGTCCAGCTCGCCCGAGAGGAACGTGATCGCGCTCCGGTCCGCGAGGTGGCGCTCGACGAGCTTGCGGAGGGTCATGGTCCGGACGAGCGGCATGTCGCCCGCGAGGACGAGGATCGTCTCGCGCGCGGGGTCGGGGCTCTTCTCGATCTCCGGCCAGGCGGTCTGGACCGCGTGCCCGGTTCCGAGCTGAGGCGACTGCGTCACGAAGTGGACGTCGCGCCCCTGGAGCGCGTTTCGAACGAGGGTCTCCTGGTGACCCACCACGACCACCACGCGCGCGGGATGGAGCGGCGCGAGCTGCCCCAGCACGTGGGCGATGAGCGGCTTCCCGAGCGCCTCGTGGAGCACCTTGGGGAGATCCGACTTCATCCGCTTCCCCATGCCGGCCGCGAGAACGATTGCGGAGAACGGTCCGGGGCTGTTCACGCGCGCGTCCTCGTGCCTGGGGGTTTCGTGCCGCCGGCTCTCGCGCCGCTCCCGGCCCTCGTGACGCGAGCCCGCGGGGCGCCCGGTTTCGCGGGACTCAGAAGGATGTTGTCGAGGAGCCTCGTACGCCCGATCCGGACCGCGGCGATGAGGAGCGCGCGGCGGTCGAGCTTCGAGAGCGGCTCGAAGGTCTTCGCGTCGACGAGCGCCACGTAGTCGATCTTCTCCGGTTTCGCCTCCCGGCGGAGCGCCTTCGTCGTCTCGCTCACGATCGCACGGGCGGAGCGCTCGCCCTCGAGCGCGGCCCCTCTGCCGGCCCGAAGCGCGCGGCTCAAGCCGCGGGCACGCGTGCGCTCGTCGGGGCTCAGGTACACGTTCCGCGAGGAGAGCGCGAGTCCGTCCCGCTCGCGCACGGTCGGGCAGACCACCACGCGCACGTTCAGATCCAGGTCCTCGGCCATGCGCGTGATGAGCGCCGCCTGCTGGGCGTCCTTCTGGCCCAGGTAGAGGCGGTCCGGGCGGACGATCTCGAGGAGCTTCAGCACCACCGTGAGCACGCCGGTGAAGTGCCCTGGCCGCACGGCGCCTTCCCATTCGTCTCCGAGCGGACCGGGGGTGACGCGCGTGGAGAACCCGGGCGGATAGAGGTCGCTCTGGGTCGGCATGAAGAGCCAGTCGACCCCCTCGCCGCGGCAGAAGCGGGCGTCCTGGAGGTCGTTCCGGGGATACCGCGTGAAGTCCTCGCGCGGGCCGAACTGGAGCGGATTCACGAACACGCTCGCCGCGAGCCGGCGGTTCTCGGCGCGGGCCCGCTGGAGGAGCGACAGGTGTCCCTCGTGGAGCGCTCCCATGGTGGGAACGAACCCGATCGATTCTCCGCTCCGGCGCGCGCGGCGCGCGATCTCGCGCATCACGTCCGGCGCGGTCACGATGCGCAAGGGTCTTTCTCGGGGGTGGTCGCGGGGGTCGCGCCGGGAGAGGCACCGGGAGCGGGCTCGGGGGCGGCGGCGTAGCTCTCGGCGGCGGACGGGTACCGGCCCGAGCGCACGTCCTCGCGGAACGCGGCCAGCGCGGTGCGGATCGTGCCTGCGGTGTCGGCGTAGCGCCGGACGAACCGGGCGGGCTTTCCGAACGAGAGCCCGATGAGATCGTGAAGCACGAGCACCTGTCCGTCGCAACCCGGGCCCGCGCCGATGCCGATGGTCGGGATCGAGAGGGCGCGCGTCACCTCGGCTCCCAGCTCGAGCGGAATGCCCTCGAGGACGATCGCGAACACGCCGGCGCGCTCGAGCGCGAGCGCGTCTTCGAGGAGCGCGTCCGCGGCCTCACGGCCGCGAGCCTGCACGCGGTAGCCGCCGAAGGCGTGCACCGACTGCGGCGTGAGCCCGAGGTGTCCGAGCACGGGGATGTCCGCGGCGAGGATCGCGTCGACCTGGGCGAGGACGCGGCGCCCGCCCTCCAGCTTCACGCCCTCGGCGCCGCGCTTCACGAGGCGCGCGCTGTTCCGGACGGCGTCCTCGGGGCCCGCCTGGAACGAGGCGAACGGGAGGTCGACGATCGTGAGCGCCCTCGGCTGGGCGCGGAGCACCGCCCGCAGGTGATGCGACATCTCGGCCATCGTGACGGGGATCGTGGAGTCGTAACCCAGGACCACCATGCCCAGGGAATCGCCGACCAAGATGAGATCCACGCCCGCCTCGTCCGCGAGACGCGCGGTCGGGTAGTCGTACGCGGTGACCGACGTGATCTTCTCGCCGCGGCGCTTCATCTCGCCGATGGTGCGCGTGGTGACCTTGGGGCGGCTCGCGCCGGCGGCGGCAGGCGCGGCCGAGGATCCGGCGGCTCCGGCCGCGCCGGCGGCGCGGTCTCCCGCGGGGCGGGTCGACATCAGCGCGCCTCCTCGACGCTTCCGCCGGGAGTCACGTAGGACGAGCCTTCCCGATGGGACGCGATTCGCGCGATCAGATCCTCGAGGTCCGAGGGACGATCCAGGAAGTTCATGGCGTCGGTGTTGACCGTGAGGAGCGGCGCCTCGCGGTAGTGGAAGAAGAAGTAATTGTACGCTTCCGCGAGGGTCGCCGTGTACTTGGGATCCATCGCCTTCTCGTAGTGCCGCCCGCGCTGCTTGATGCGCTCGTGGATCACCTCGGGGCTCGCCTGGAGATAGACGACGAGGTCGGGCACGGGCACCTCGGATTCGAGCTGCGGCGCGATGGCGTCGTAGAGCATGAGCTCGCGGTCGCTCAGGTTCAGGTTCGCGAAGATCCGGTCCTTCTGGAAGAGGTAGTCCGCCACGATCCCCTCGTGGAAGAGATCGGGCTGCACGCGGTCTTTCAGATCCTTGTAGCGGCTGATCAGGAAGAACATCTGGGTCTGGAACGCGTAGCGCCTCGGATCCTTGTAGAAGTCGGGGAGGAACGGGTTCGCCTCGGGCTCCTCGAGCACGAGGCGCGCGTGGAAGCGCTCGGCGAGAACCCGCGCGAGGGACGTCTTGCCCACGCCGATCACCCCTTCGATCGCGATGTACCTCCCGTGGAGCGTGGTCACGCCCGGACGCTCAGTACCAGAACCGGCCGCCTTTCCGCACGGAGGGCGTTGGATCGAGCTTCCGGATCATCTTCCGGATGGCCTCGCCCGTCTCGGGATGGACGAAGTCGGGATCCAGCTCTTGAAGCGGGAGGAGCACGAAGGCCCGACGGTGCGCCTCGGCGTGCGGAACGCGAAGGTCGGCCTCCTCGATCACCTCGTCGCCGTGGAAGAGGAGATCCAGGTCGATCGACCTCGGGCCCCAGCGCTGCGTGCGCACGCGCCCCATCCGCCTCTCGATCAGGAGCAGGTGCCAGAGGAGCTCGCGCGCCTCGAGCTCGGTCTCGAGCCGCACGACCGCGTTCAGGAACGGGGGCTGCTCGACCTCGCCCACCGGATCGGTGTCGTAGAGTGAGGAGACCTGGATCACCGACGTGCGTGGCAGCTCGCGGAGGGCCTCGACCGCCTTGCGGATCAGGAACTCGCGCTCTCCGAGATTCGATCCGATCCCGACGTAGGACTTGGTCACCGCCGCGACCTCTCGATCTCGACCTCGGGAACGCCGCTGAAATCCGGGACCGGGATGTGGAGCTTGCGAAGCCGCACGCGGACGAGCGGCGTGTCGAAGCGGCTCAGGAGATGCGCCGCGAGGTCCTCCGCGAGCGTCTCGATCAGCTTCTTGCTGGACTGCTCGATCCGCTCGCGGACGACCCGTCCCACCTCCTCGTAATCGATGTAGTGGCGGATCGAGTCGGCGCGGCGCTCGGAAGGGTCGTAGGCGATCTCCACGTCCACGTCCACCCGCTGTCCCAGCTCGCGCTCCTTGGCGGTCACTCCGAGGTGTCCGTAGGCCTGGATTCCCAGGAGGCGGAGCCAGTCGTAGCGGGAGCGCGGGGGCTGAGCCGCGACCTCGCGGCTCGGGACGCGGGCGGGCCTAGGTGACGGCGCGCGACGCGGAGGCATGGGAGGATCTCCAGGGCTGGAGCGACTCGATCTTCTCCAGGGCGCGCTGGAGGGTGGTGACCGGACACGTGAGCGAGATGCGGAAGAAACCCTCTCCCTCGTTCCCGAACCC
This genomic window from Candidatus Eisenbacteria bacterium contains:
- a CDS encoding LytR C-terminal domain-containing protein, with the translated sequence MARKTSGESRALDVSIGILLLLIAAFAVSAVLRVGPQPTGKPKRPIRIELLNGSGRPGLAGELASYLRDGGFDVLEV
- a CDS encoding HIT domain-containing protein, with product MAYIEKPRRKSEGREPCLFCGLAKARPGVKNLLLAVSPRALVMLNLYPYNVGHVMVAPRTHVGSLSGLKPEDQIELGAWLGRVESALRRAYKPHGFNVGMNLGRTAGAGVLGHVHWHVVPRWNGDTNFMPVTATTKVLPEPLDRTYRRIAEALGE
- a CDS encoding NTP transferase domain-containing protein; amino-acid sequence: MNSPGPFSAIVLAAGMGKRMKSDLPKVLHEALGKPLIAHVLGQLAPLHPARVVVVVGHQETLVRNALQGRDVHFVTQSPQLGTGHAVQTAWPEIEKSPDPARETILVLAGDMPLVRTMTLRKLVERHLADRSAITFLSGELDDPTGYGRVVRDRRGDFVKIVEEKDATPAERKIAEVNSGVYTFRRDPLVQALGLLRADNVQKEYYLTDTLAIAKGRGMRVGVVQASDPRELFGVNTPEQLEMVEQTLRDWGEE
- the panC gene encoding pantoate--beta-alanine ligase; this translates as MTAPDVMREIARRARRSGESIGFVPTMGALHEGHLSLLQRARAENRRLAASVFVNPLQFGPREDFTRYPRNDLQDARFCRGEGVDWLFMPTQSDLYPPGFSTRVTPGPLGDEWEGAVRPGHFTGVLTVVLKLLEIVRPDRLYLGQKDAQQAALITRMAEDLDLNVRVVVCPTVRERDGLALSSRNVYLSPDERTRARGLSRALRAGRGAALEGERSARAIVSETTKALRREAKPEKIDYVALVDAKTFEPLSKLDRRALLIAAVRIGRTRLLDNILLSPAKPGAPRARVTRAGSGARAGGTKPPGTRTRA
- the panB gene encoding 3-methyl-2-oxobutanoate hydroxymethyltransferase, with amino-acid sequence MSTRPAGDRAAGAAGAAGSSAAPAAAGASRPKVTTRTIGEMKRRGEKITSVTAYDYPTARLADEAGVDLILVGDSLGMVVLGYDSTIPVTMAEMSHHLRAVLRAQPRALTIVDLPFASFQAGPEDAVRNSARLVKRGAEGVKLEGGRRVLAQVDAILAADIPVLGHLGLTPQSVHAFGGYRVQARGREAADALLEDALALERAGVFAIVLEGIPLELGAEVTRALSIPTIGIGAGPGCDGQVLVLHDLIGLSFGKPARFVRRYADTAGTIRTALAAFREDVRSGRYPSAAESYAAAPEPAPGASPGATPATTPEKDPCAS
- a CDS encoding deoxynucleoside kinase, yielding MTTLHGRYIAIEGVIGVGKTSLARVLAERFHARLVLEEPEANPFLPDFYKDPRRYAFQTQMFFLISRYKDLKDRVQPDLFHEGIVADYLFQKDRIFANLNLSDRELMLYDAIAPQLESEVPVPDLVVYLQASPEVIHERIKQRGRHYEKAMDPKYTATLAEAYNYFFFHYREAPLLTVNTDAMNFLDRPSDLEDLIARIASHREGSSYVTPGGSVEEAR
- the folK gene encoding 2-amino-4-hydroxy-6-hydroxymethyldihydropteridine diphosphokinase, which translates into the protein MTKSYVGIGSNLGEREFLIRKAVEALRELPRTSVIQVSSLYDTDPVGEVEQPPFLNAVVRLETELEARELLWHLLLIERRMGRVRTQRWGPRSIDLDLLFHGDEVIEEADLRVPHAEAHRRAFVLLPLQELDPDFVHPETGEAIRKMIRKLDPTPSVRKGGRFWY
- the folB gene encoding dihydroneopterin aldolase — protein: MPPRRAPSPRPARVPSREVAAQPPRSRYDWLRLLGIQAYGHLGVTAKERELGQRVDVDVEIAYDPSERRADSIRHYIDYEEVGRVVRERIEQSSKKLIETLAEDLAAHLLSRFDTPLVRVRLRKLHIPVPDFSGVPEVEIERSRR